In Nothobranchius furzeri strain GRZ-AD chromosome 18, NfurGRZ-RIMD1, whole genome shotgun sequence, a single genomic region encodes these proteins:
- the ctsl.1 gene encoding cathepsin L.1, with protein MKLLLAAALLAVASCARVSLEDLEFHAWKLKFGRSYSSPSEEAHRRQTWLNNRKTVLMHNILADQGMKSYRLGMTYFADMTNDEYKHLISRGSLRSLNSTLPRSGSTFFRMSDGNDLPTTVDWRDKGYVTDVKDQKQCGSCWAFSTTGSLEGQHFKKTGKLVSLSEQQLVDCSGDYGNFGCNGGLMDNAFKYIQANGGIDTEDSYPYEAEDGNCRYNPNTIGATCTGYTDITSGDEDALKEAVATIGPISVAIDASHESFQLYDSGVYDEPDCSSSELDHGVLAVGYGTQNGKDYWLVKNSWGLSWGDKGYIMMTRNKSNQCGIATASSYPLV; from the exons ATGAAGTTACTGCTTGCCGCTGCTCTTCTGGCTGTAGCCAGCTGTGCCAGGGTCTCCCTGGAAGACCTAGAGTTTCACGCCTGGAAACTCAAGTTTG GAAGATCTTATAGCTCTCCATCAGAGGAGGCACATCGCAGGCAAACCTGGCTCAACAACCGCAAAACGGTGCTGATGCACAACATCTTAGCAGACCAGGGCATGAAGTCATACCGCCTTGGCATGACCTACTTTGCTGACATG ACTAATGATGAATACAAGCACCTGATTTCTCGCGGCTCCCTGCGCTCCTTGAACTCCACCCTGCCTCGCAGTGGCTCTACCTTTTTCCGGATGTCTGACGGAAATGACCTGCCCACCACCGTGGACTGGAGGGACAAGGGTTACGTTACTGATGTCAAGGACCAGAAACAGTGTGGCTCCTGCTGGGCTTTCAGCACG ACTGGCTCACTAGAGGGTCAACACTTCAAGAAGACAGGAAAACTGGTGTCTCTGAGTGAGCAGCAGCTGGTCGACTGCTCTGGTGATTATGGCAACTTTGGCTGCAACGGCGGCTTAATGGACAATGCCTTCAAGTACATCCAGGCAAATGGAGGTATCGACACAGAAGACTCCTACCCGTATGAGGCAGAG GATGGAAACTGCCGCTACAACCCCAACACCATCGGCGCCACCTGCACAGGCTACACTGACATAACCTCAGGTGACGAAGACGCCCTGAAAGAGGCCGTGGCCACCATTGGACCCATCTCTGTGGCCATTGATGCATCTCATGAGTCCTTCCAGTTGTACGATTCAG GAGTATATGATGAGCCTGACTGCAGCAGCTCTGAGCTGGATCACGGCGTGCTGGCTGTAGGTTATGGCACTCAAAACGGAAAGGACTACTGGCTGGTCAAAAACAG CTGGGGACTTAGCTGGGGAGACAAGGGGTACATCATGATGACCAGGAACAAAAGCAACCAGTGTGGCATCGCCACTGCATCCAGCTACCCTCTGGTCTAA
- the LOC107392036 gene encoding cathepsin L — protein MKLLIVAAAFLALASCCNGSPEDNAFHAWKRKHGKTYWSPENEERCRKNFFDNRKEISTHNALADQGKKSFRLGLTPFADLTHEDYKKHVSRGYLNSTLSLSSSTFLVLSTVNSLPDAVDWRNTGYVTGVKDQKQCGSCWAFSTTGSLEGQYSKKTGNLVSLSEQQLVDCSVTFGNKGCMGGSMVNAYKYIKANGGIDTEASYPYEGVNKTCRYNPNTIGANCTGFVAISSGNEGALKQAVATIGPISVAIDASQSSFQLYASGVYDESACSNSRLNHAMLVVGYGTDNGKDYWLVKNSWGVTWGDQGYIKMLRNKNNQCGIATASSYPLV, from the exons ATGAAGCTACTGATAGTTGCTGCTGCTTTTCTGGCTCTAGCCAGCTGTTGCAACGGCTCTCCAGAAGACAACGCGTTTCACGCCTGGAAACGCAAGCATG GGAAAACTTACTGGTCTCCAGAAAACGAGGAACGTTGCAGGAAAAACTTTTTTGACAACCGCAAAGAGATCTCGACGCACAACGCATTAGCAGATCAAGGCAAAAAGTCATTCCGCCTTGGCTTGACCCCTTTTGCTGACTTG ACTCATGAAGATTACAAGAAACATGTTTCCAGGGGCTACCTGAATTCCACCCTGTCTCTGAGTAGCTCTACCTTTTTGGTGTTGTCTACTGTAAACAGTCTGCCCGACGCAGTGGACTGGAGGAACACGGGTTACGTTACAGGAGTCAAAGACCAGAAACAGTGTGGCTCCTGCTGGGCTTTCAGCACA actGGTTCACTGGAGGGTCAGTACTCCAAGAAGACAGGAAATCTGGTGTCTCTGAGTGAGCAGCAGCTAGTCGACTGCTCTGTTACATTTGGCAACAAGGGCTGCATGGGTGGCTCAATGGTCAACGCCTACAAGTACATCAAAGCAAACGGAGGGATCGACACAGAGGCCTCCTACCCGTATGAGGGAGTG AATAAAACCTGCCGGTACAACCCCAACACCATCGGCGCCAACTGCACAGGCTTCGTTGCCATAAGTTCAGGTAACGAAGGCGCCCTGAAGCAGGCCGTGGCCACCATCGGACCCATCTCTGTGGCCATCGATGCATCTCAAAGTTCCTTCCAGCTTTATGCTTCAG GAGTGTATGATGAATCTGCCTGCAGCAACTCTCGTCTGAATCACGCTATGCTGGTTGTGGGTTATGGCACTGACAATGGAAAGGACTACTGGCTGGTCAAAAACAG CTGGGGAGTTACTTGGGGAGACCAGGGGTACATCAAGatgctcaggaacaaaaataaccaGTGTGGCATCGCCACTGCATCCAGCTACCCTCTGGTCTGA